From a region of the Panicum virgatum strain AP13 chromosome 2K, P.virgatum_v5, whole genome shotgun sequence genome:
- the LOC120695641 gene encoding endoribonuclease Dicer homolog 4-like isoform X1: MEPPMKHKPSAVPINTSEEEVGLQDRNTELVKRRKTGFSGSIVQPQQEIEVSAMENNVPDGLPVEVSTGNDPMDVLTDCAVQSSGEANSRSEGRVRSISFTGYTVNGPARLRLPKICAAFGWKEPSFDFEKQGPPHNILFTCKVTVRLEGLVNTVIECFGDPKPQKKAAQDHAAQGALWCLERFGHIKQSSDA; encoded by the exons ATGGAGCCTCCCATGAAGCATAAGCCCAGTGCTGTGCCAATCAACACTTCAGAGGAGGAAGTGGGGTTACAAGATAGAAAT ACTGAGTTAGTCAAGCGCAGGAAGACTGGATTTTCAGGGTCCATTGTCCAACCACAACAGGAAATTGAAGTCTCTGCCATGGAGAACAATGTTCCCGATGGTCTTCCAGTTGAAGTTTCTACTGGCAACGATCCCATGGATGTACTCACTGATTGTGCAGTGCAAAGCTCTGGTGAAGCGAATAGTCGCAGCGAGGGGCGCGTTCGTAGTATCTCATTTACAG GTTATACAGTTAATGGGCCAGCAAGGTTGAGGTTGCCAAAAATATGCGCTGCATTTGGCTGGAAAGAACCATCATTTGACTTCGAAAAGCAAGGACCTCCTCACAACATATT GTTCACTTGCAAGGTGACTGTCCGCTTAGAGGGACTTGTCAACACTGTCATAGAGTGCTTCGGTGACCCCAAGCCTCAAAAGAAAGCCGCACAAGACCATGCTGCTCAAGGGGCCTTGTGGTGCCTTGAGCGATTTGGACATATCAAGCAATCTTCGGATGCGTAG
- the LOC120695643 gene encoding phosphatidylinositol N-acetylglucosaminyltransferase subunit A-like isoform X2: MDRQKHRILMVSDFFFPNFGGVESHIYYLSQCLLKLGHKVVVMTHAYGNRSGIRYVTNDLKVYYVPWRPFLMQNTLPTLFLTFPVVRTIIIRERISVVHGHQAFSTLCHEALIHARTMGYKVVFTDHSLYGFADAGSIHMNKVLQFTLADIDQAICVSHTSKENTVLRSGISPEKVFMVPNAVDTAMFTPSPERLSCDEIVIVVISRLVYRKGADLLVEVIPEVCRLFPKVRFIIGGDGPKRVRLEEMREKFSLQDRVEMLGAVPHAQVRSVLISGHIFLNSSLTEAFCIAILEAASCGLLTVSTRVGGVPEVLPDDMIVLAEPAPEDMVRAVRKAIDMLPGINPQVMHLQMKKLYSWDDVAKRTEIVYDRAVQSLTTNLLDRLPQNPYTTSSLHSLLKVLKKSQI; this comes from the exons ATGGATCGGCAAAAGCACAGGATACTGATGGTGTCCGACTTTTTCTTCCCAAACTTTGGTGGTGTTGAAAGCCACATCTACTATCTGTCGCAATGCCTGCTTAAGCTTGGCCATAAG GTTGTTGTCATGACGCATGCATATGGAAACCGATCTGGAATACGTTATGTCACAAATGATTTAAAGGTTTATTATGTACCGTGGAGACCATTCCTGATGCAGAATACACTGCCTACATTATTCTTGACATTTCCAGTTGTAAGAACCATTATCATACGTGAGAGAATTTCTGTTGTGCACGGACATCAGGCTTTTTCTACATTGTGCCATGAAGCATTGATACATGCCAGGACGATGGGGTACAAAGTTGTCTTCACAGATCACTCACTTTATGGTTTTGCTGATGCCGGAAGCATTCACATGAATAAGGTGCTGCAGTTTACACTTGCAGATATTGATCAGGCAATATGTGTTTCTCATACAAGCAAAGAGAATACTGTACTGAGGTCTGGGATATCTCCGGAGAAAGTTTTTATGGTTCCTAATGCTGTTGATACTGCAATGTTTACTCCCTCCCCTGAGCGTCTAAGCTGTGATGAAATAGTTATTGTAGTGATCAGTAGGTTAGTGTACCGAAAGGGTGCAGACCTTCTTGTGGAAGTAATTCCAGAAGTATGCCGTCTATTTCCAAAG GTTCGCTTTATCATTGGAGGTGATGGTCCAAAACGTGTGCGACTTGAAGAGATGAGGGAGAAGTTCTCCCTTCAGGATAGAGTTGAAATGTTAGGAGCTGTGCCTCATGCTCAAGTACGGTCAGTTCTGATCTCTGGTCATATATTTTTAAACAG TTCACTTACGGAGGCATTTTGCATTGCCATTTTAGAAGCAGCTAGCTGTGGACTGTTGACTGTAAGCACTAGAGTCGGAGGTGTCCCAGAG GTTCTTCCAGATGACATGATAGTACTTGCAGAACCAGCTCCAGAAGATATGGTACGAGCTGTTAGGAAAGCTATTGACATGCTGCCTGGAATAAATCCTCAAGTTATGCATCTTCAG ATGAAAAAACTTTATAGTTGGGATGATGTGGCCAAAAGAACAGAGATTGTTTATGATCGTGCAGTGCAATCCTTGACAACAAATTTGCTAGACCGCCTTCCCCA GAATCCTTATACGACGAGTTCCCTCCACAGCCTGCTGAAGGTATTGAAGAAGTCCCAGATATAG
- the LOC120695643 gene encoding phosphatidylinositol N-acetylglucosaminyltransferase subunit A-like isoform X3, translating into MDRQKHRILMVSDFFFPNFGGVESHIYYLSQCLLKLGHKVVVMTHAYGNRSGIRYVTNDLKVYYVPWRPFLMQNTLPTLFLTFPVVRTIIIRERISVVHGHQAFSTLCHEALIHARTMGYKVVFTDHSLYGFADAGSIHMNKVLQFTLADIDQAICVSHTSKENTVLRSGISPEKVFMVPNAVDTAMFTPSPERLSCDEIVIVVISRLVYRKGADLLVEVIPEVCRLFPKVRFIIGGDGPKRVRLEEMREKFSLQDRVEMLGAVPHAQVRSVLISGHIFLNSSLTEAFCIAILEAASCGLLTVSTRVGGVPEVLPDDMIVLAEPAPEDMVRAVRKAIDMLPGINPQVMHLQISHLWSLGGKIVLPGSDNQLPTMVPSRILTAC; encoded by the exons ATGGATCGGCAAAAGCACAGGATACTGATGGTGTCCGACTTTTTCTTCCCAAACTTTGGTGGTGTTGAAAGCCACATCTACTATCTGTCGCAATGCCTGCTTAAGCTTGGCCATAAG GTTGTTGTCATGACGCATGCATATGGAAACCGATCTGGAATACGTTATGTCACAAATGATTTAAAGGTTTATTATGTACCGTGGAGACCATTCCTGATGCAGAATACACTGCCTACATTATTCTTGACATTTCCAGTTGTAAGAACCATTATCATACGTGAGAGAATTTCTGTTGTGCACGGACATCAGGCTTTTTCTACATTGTGCCATGAAGCATTGATACATGCCAGGACGATGGGGTACAAAGTTGTCTTCACAGATCACTCACTTTATGGTTTTGCTGATGCCGGAAGCATTCACATGAATAAGGTGCTGCAGTTTACACTTGCAGATATTGATCAGGCAATATGTGTTTCTCATACAAGCAAAGAGAATACTGTACTGAGGTCTGGGATATCTCCGGAGAAAGTTTTTATGGTTCCTAATGCTGTTGATACTGCAATGTTTACTCCCTCCCCTGAGCGTCTAAGCTGTGATGAAATAGTTATTGTAGTGATCAGTAGGTTAGTGTACCGAAAGGGTGCAGACCTTCTTGTGGAAGTAATTCCAGAAGTATGCCGTCTATTTCCAAAG GTTCGCTTTATCATTGGAGGTGATGGTCCAAAACGTGTGCGACTTGAAGAGATGAGGGAGAAGTTCTCCCTTCAGGATAGAGTTGAAATGTTAGGAGCTGTGCCTCATGCTCAAGTACGGTCAGTTCTGATCTCTGGTCATATATTTTTAAACAG TTCACTTACGGAGGCATTTTGCATTGCCATTTTAGAAGCAGCTAGCTGTGGACTGTTGACTGTAAGCACTAGAGTCGGAGGTGTCCCAGAG GTTCTTCCAGATGACATGATAGTACTTGCAGAACCAGCTCCAGAAGATATGGTACGAGCTGTTAGGAAAGCTATTGACATGCTGCCTGGAATAAATCCTCAAGTTATGCATCTTCAG ATATCTCACTTGTGGAGTTTGGGCGGGAAAATTGTTTTGCCTGGTTCTGATAATCAATTACCTACTATGGTGCCTTCTAGAATTCTTACAG CCTGCTGA
- the LOC120695641 gene encoding endoribonuclease Dicer homolog 4-like isoform X2, which yields MEPPMKHKPSAVPINTSEEEVGLQDRNTELVKRRKTGFSGSIVQPQQEIEVSAMENNVPDGLPVEVSTGNDPMDVLTDCAVQSSGEANSRSEGRVRSISFTVNGPARLRLPKICAAFGWKEPSFDFEKQGPPHNILFTCKVTVRLEGLVNTVIECFGDPKPQKKAAQDHAAQGALWCLERFGHIKQSSDA from the exons ATGGAGCCTCCCATGAAGCATAAGCCCAGTGCTGTGCCAATCAACACTTCAGAGGAGGAAGTGGGGTTACAAGATAGAAAT ACTGAGTTAGTCAAGCGCAGGAAGACTGGATTTTCAGGGTCCATTGTCCAACCACAACAGGAAATTGAAGTCTCTGCCATGGAGAACAATGTTCCCGATGGTCTTCCAGTTGAAGTTTCTACTGGCAACGATCCCATGGATGTACTCACTGATTGTGCAGTGCAAAGCTCTGGTGAAGCGAATAGTCGCAGCGAGGGGCGCGTTCGTAGTATCTCATTTACAG TTAATGGGCCAGCAAGGTTGAGGTTGCCAAAAATATGCGCTGCATTTGGCTGGAAAGAACCATCATTTGACTTCGAAAAGCAAGGACCTCCTCACAACATATT GTTCACTTGCAAGGTGACTGTCCGCTTAGAGGGACTTGTCAACACTGTCATAGAGTGCTTCGGTGACCCCAAGCCTCAAAAGAAAGCCGCACAAGACCATGCTGCTCAAGGGGCCTTGTGGTGCCTTGAGCGATTTGGACATATCAAGCAATCTTCGGATGCGTAG
- the LOC120695643 gene encoding phosphatidylinositol N-acetylglucosaminyltransferase subunit A-like isoform X1: MDRQKHRILMVSDFFFPNFGGVESHIYYLSQCLLKLGHKVVVMTHAYGNRSGIRYVTNDLKVYYVPWRPFLMQNTLPTLFLTFPVVRTIIIRERISVVHGHQAFSTLCHEALIHARTMGYKVVFTDHSLYGFADAGSIHMNKVLQFTLADIDQAICVSHTSKENTVLRSGISPEKVFMVPNAVDTAMFTPSPERLSCDEIVIVVISRLVYRKGADLLVEVIPEVCRLFPKVRFIIGGDGPKRVRLEEMREKFSLQDRVEMLGAVPHAQVRSVLISGHIFLNSSLTEAFCIAILEAASCGLLTVSTRVGGVPEVLPDDMIVLAEPAPEDMVRAVRKAIDMLPGINPQVMHLQMKKLYSWDDVAKRTEIVYDRAVQSLTTNLLDRLPQYLTCGVWAGKLFCLVLIINYLLWCLLEFLQPAEGIEEVPDIGPLHAHSDLRDDL; the protein is encoded by the exons ATGGATCGGCAAAAGCACAGGATACTGATGGTGTCCGACTTTTTCTTCCCAAACTTTGGTGGTGTTGAAAGCCACATCTACTATCTGTCGCAATGCCTGCTTAAGCTTGGCCATAAG GTTGTTGTCATGACGCATGCATATGGAAACCGATCTGGAATACGTTATGTCACAAATGATTTAAAGGTTTATTATGTACCGTGGAGACCATTCCTGATGCAGAATACACTGCCTACATTATTCTTGACATTTCCAGTTGTAAGAACCATTATCATACGTGAGAGAATTTCTGTTGTGCACGGACATCAGGCTTTTTCTACATTGTGCCATGAAGCATTGATACATGCCAGGACGATGGGGTACAAAGTTGTCTTCACAGATCACTCACTTTATGGTTTTGCTGATGCCGGAAGCATTCACATGAATAAGGTGCTGCAGTTTACACTTGCAGATATTGATCAGGCAATATGTGTTTCTCATACAAGCAAAGAGAATACTGTACTGAGGTCTGGGATATCTCCGGAGAAAGTTTTTATGGTTCCTAATGCTGTTGATACTGCAATGTTTACTCCCTCCCCTGAGCGTCTAAGCTGTGATGAAATAGTTATTGTAGTGATCAGTAGGTTAGTGTACCGAAAGGGTGCAGACCTTCTTGTGGAAGTAATTCCAGAAGTATGCCGTCTATTTCCAAAG GTTCGCTTTATCATTGGAGGTGATGGTCCAAAACGTGTGCGACTTGAAGAGATGAGGGAGAAGTTCTCCCTTCAGGATAGAGTTGAAATGTTAGGAGCTGTGCCTCATGCTCAAGTACGGTCAGTTCTGATCTCTGGTCATATATTTTTAAACAG TTCACTTACGGAGGCATTTTGCATTGCCATTTTAGAAGCAGCTAGCTGTGGACTGTTGACTGTAAGCACTAGAGTCGGAGGTGTCCCAGAG GTTCTTCCAGATGACATGATAGTACTTGCAGAACCAGCTCCAGAAGATATGGTACGAGCTGTTAGGAAAGCTATTGACATGCTGCCTGGAATAAATCCTCAAGTTATGCATCTTCAG ATGAAAAAACTTTATAGTTGGGATGATGTGGCCAAAAGAACAGAGATTGTTTATGATCGTGCAGTGCAATCCTTGACAACAAATTTGCTAGACCGCCTTCCCCA ATATCTCACTTGTGGAGTTTGGGCGGGAAAATTGTTTTGCCTGGTTCTGATAATCAATTACCTACTATGGTGCCTTCTAGAATTCTTACAG CCTGCTGAAGGTATTGAAGAAGTCCCAGATATAGGGCCGCTACATGCTCATTCAGATTTAAGAGATGATTTATGA